A genome region from Haloactinospora alba includes the following:
- the purL gene encoding phosphoribosylformylglycinamidine synthase subunit PurL has product MPDTQTDTVAAAAATPATQQPYAELGMAEDEYARVREILGRRPTAAELAIYSVMWSEHCSYKSSKAHLRQFGEKAPDSDALLVGMGENAGVVDVGDGNAVTFKLESHNHPSYVEPHQGAATGVGGIVRDILTMGARPVAVMDALRFGPAEEEDTLRVLPGVVSGISSYGNCLGLPNIGGELGFDPGYARNPLVNAMCVGVLDRDDIKLAQASGPGNKVVLFGAPTGPDGIGGASVLASASFDAESGAKRPSVQVGDPFLEKLLVECSLELFRNDLVVGIQDLGAAGVSCSTTELAAGGTGGMRVELDRVPLRDPRLTPEEILMSESQERMMAVVEPDKLDAFQETCRKWNILATVIGDVTDVTSEEAERGGRLVMTWHGETIVDMPPRTASDEGPVYQRPYSRPQDQDGLQADTPERLERPTTDEGLREQVLRVLAAPGVCDPTWVTQQYDRYVLGNTVLAAPHDGGVVRVSDDSDRGISLATDGNGRYTRLDPYTGTQAAYAEAYRNVAATGARPLAVTNCLNYGSPEDPGVMWQFAESTRGLADACQHLGTPVTGGNVSFYNQTGDTAINPTPVVGVLGVISDVNNRLTSAFDTSGARLLLLGETAAELGGSVWASVVHGHLGGHPPRVDLDAEAALGAVLAETAERGLALAAHDLSDGGLAVALAESALRGGTGCSVEVTDPFVSLFSESAGRAVVAVDPRAEAEFTELCSRHGVPVEAVGSTGGSALRVSHPGGGFAIELDELRATHAGTLPDLVGVA; this is encoded by the coding sequence ATGCCCGACACGCAGACCGACACCGTCGCAGCGGCCGCCGCGACACCGGCCACGCAGCAGCCCTACGCCGAGCTCGGTATGGCTGAGGACGAGTACGCGCGCGTGCGCGAGATCCTCGGGCGCCGCCCCACCGCGGCCGAACTCGCCATCTACTCGGTCATGTGGAGCGAACACTGCTCCTACAAGAGCTCCAAGGCCCACCTGCGCCAGTTCGGTGAGAAAGCCCCGGACAGCGACGCGCTGCTGGTGGGGATGGGCGAGAACGCGGGCGTCGTCGACGTGGGCGACGGCAACGCGGTGACGTTCAAGCTCGAGTCGCACAACCACCCCTCCTACGTGGAGCCGCACCAGGGCGCCGCCACCGGCGTGGGCGGCATCGTCCGCGACATCCTGACCATGGGGGCCCGGCCGGTGGCGGTCATGGACGCGCTGCGGTTCGGCCCCGCCGAGGAGGAGGACACCCTGCGGGTGCTGCCCGGCGTCGTCTCCGGCATCTCCTCCTACGGGAACTGCCTGGGCCTGCCCAACATCGGCGGGGAACTCGGGTTCGACCCCGGCTACGCCCGCAACCCGCTGGTGAACGCGATGTGCGTCGGTGTGCTGGACCGCGACGACATCAAGCTCGCCCAGGCATCCGGGCCGGGCAACAAGGTCGTCCTCTTCGGCGCGCCCACCGGCCCCGACGGCATCGGCGGCGCGTCCGTGCTCGCCAGCGCCTCCTTCGACGCCGAGAGCGGCGCGAAGCGCCCCAGCGTCCAGGTGGGCGACCCGTTCCTGGAGAAGCTGCTGGTGGAGTGCAGCCTGGAACTGTTCCGCAACGACCTCGTCGTCGGCATCCAGGACCTGGGAGCCGCCGGTGTCTCCTGCTCCACCACCGAGCTGGCCGCGGGCGGCACCGGCGGGATGCGCGTCGAGCTGGACCGGGTGCCGCTGCGAGACCCGCGGCTCACCCCCGAAGAGATCCTGATGAGCGAGTCCCAGGAGCGCATGATGGCCGTCGTCGAGCCGGACAAGCTCGACGCGTTCCAGGAGACCTGCCGCAAGTGGAACATCCTCGCCACCGTCATCGGCGACGTCACCGACGTCACCAGTGAGGAGGCCGAACGCGGCGGACGCCTGGTCATGACCTGGCACGGCGAGACGATCGTGGACATGCCGCCGCGCACCGCCTCCGACGAGGGGCCGGTCTACCAGCGCCCCTACTCCCGCCCGCAGGACCAGGACGGGCTGCAGGCGGACACGCCCGAGCGGCTGGAACGGCCCACCACCGACGAGGGGCTGCGCGAGCAGGTGCTGCGCGTCCTCGCCGCGCCCGGGGTGTGCGACCCCACCTGGGTGACCCAGCAGTACGACCGCTACGTGCTGGGGAACACGGTGCTGGCGGCGCCGCACGACGGCGGTGTGGTGCGGGTGTCCGACGACAGCGACCGCGGCATCTCCCTGGCGACCGACGGGAACGGCCGCTACACCCGCCTCGACCCCTACACCGGGACACAGGCCGCCTACGCCGAGGCCTACCGCAACGTCGCCGCGACCGGGGCGCGACCGCTCGCCGTCACCAACTGCCTCAACTACGGCTCGCCGGAGGACCCCGGCGTGATGTGGCAGTTCGCCGAGTCCACCCGGGGACTCGCCGACGCGTGCCAGCACCTCGGAACCCCGGTCACCGGGGGCAACGTGAGTTTCTACAACCAGACCGGGGACACGGCGATCAATCCCACCCCGGTGGTCGGGGTACTCGGGGTGATCAGCGACGTCAACAACCGGCTGACGTCGGCGTTCGACACGTCCGGGGCGCGCCTCCTGCTGCTGGGCGAGACCGCGGCAGAGCTGGGCGGGTCCGTGTGGGCCAGCGTGGTCCACGGCCACCTCGGGGGCCACCCGCCGCGGGTGGACCTGGACGCGGAGGCCGCGCTCGGTGCCGTGCTGGCCGAAACCGCCGAACGGGGGCTCGCCCTGGCCGCGCACGACCTGTCGGACGGCGGGCTCGCGGTGGCGCTCGCGGAGTCGGCGCTGCGCGGCGGCACGGGGTGCTCCGTGGAGGTGACGGACCCCTTCGTCTCCCTGTTCAGCGAGTCGGCGGGACGTGCCGTCGTCGCGGTGGACCCGCGGGCCGAGGCGGAGTTCACCGAGCTCTGCTCCCGCCACGGTGTCCCGGTCGAAGCGGTCGGCTCCACCGGCGGCTCCGCGCTGCGGGTCTCCCACCCCGGCGGCGGGTTCGCGATCGAGCTGGACGAGCTGCGGGCCACCCACGCCGGAACCCTGCCCGACCTCGTCGGTGTGGCCTGA